The nucleotide sequence CTTATACATGAAATTCACCGTTAAAATAAAACGATTAAAGATATAAAAAGTCATGTATTAAATGTTACACACATTAGTGTTAGTTTATTAATTTAATCGTAATCATCATCATGTCCGTAAATGTTTTCATTTACCCAAACCTATGCAATATTTAATTAGATTGTAAGTTCAAATAACATAATTAAGTTCACAATCATTTTAATGTACAGGACTTTCTTGTAGTTTGTTCAAAATTCAAATGGACTTTAGTTAATCAAAATGGGGATTTGGATATACGATGGGTGAAAAGGTATACACATGTCACGGGGATCACAGTACTTTTCCAGTACGGCGTCCACATCACGCGAGTACATCCAGAAGGGGTTCTGGAACCTACTAGAAGAAATCACCTGGTGACAAGAAAGATGCTCCTGCAAACAAAAAGGACAACAGGTGGCACCAATAGATGGATGTCAACAGCGATTGCAAGATCCTTGGAGGACAGGCCGACAGCCGGTACAAGCGGGCGCCTAGCTGGAACGAGTAACCATGTGCCATGTCACCTCTGGTACTGACGATACCAGAGGGGACAGGAAGGATATTCATTCTGGTCGGACAGTTGGCGAGCACCGCTAGCTAGCACACTTCTTCCTCCTCCTTTCACCCTTCCCCGGCTATAAATAAAGGACTCTACCCCTAGGTTTAAGGATTCGATTTTCCAactcttaacacacacttatCCTCAGAACAATACCTATTCTCATGCCGGAGGGTAGTCACAGGGAGAACCCCCTTATTCCCCTCCTTGTGGCGAGTCACCAGTGTTGTTTTGTAGGACGATTCCCAGAAAGATCAGCCAACGGCGAGTGAAAGATAGAGGTTGAACCACCCTTCACGAGACGACCAGCTGGGATAACCTAGTGTTACCtagtgtttcatcattggcgtcCACCGCATTTTTACAACCATTTTCAtctcttttcttttcaaaacactCCTCAATGGCTGAATCACACTCTTCTTTTCAAACCAGCGTGGAAAGCTCTCCGTTTGGCCCGGCAGCGGACAACGCGCACGTCCAAAGCTAACAAAGGGACGAGTACATCGGTGGAGAGTTCACAGATGCCAGAGTCACTAACGTCTTTGGTAGTGCCACTCGGGTAACCCAACAGACGACTCCCGGCGCACCAAACGCAAGCACGGTCAATATGGTTTTCCCTTCACTCCCAGTAGGGGAAACACCAGCttcttggtatgccaagtctcCGGCAGTGCTTAACATGGCGTACGCGCAGATGTGCGCACAGGCGTAGTTCCCAGCACAAACACCTATGCAGCAACAGTATGTGCAGCCCTCGTCACAGCCCCCATCCCAAAGGGCTTCGTCACTTCACAGAGAGTccatttacaacactaaaacACCTCAAAATTATCACCCAACGGACAACTATCAATGTCCTAGCAGTACGCGCAACACGAACTACAACACTATGGGTCTCAACAACTCACACCTGACAAGACCTAGCGCGTACACTCCTGTACGCGAGCGATTAGGTCCGCGCAGAATGGACAAAGAATTTGAAGGTCTGACTGACGAATATCACCCGTCTTACCAAGAAGAAGATAGTGTGAGCGTGTTCAGTAGACTCCTACCAAATCACGAATCTTACAAACCCCGCACATGCGCAGGATACAACCCAGCAGCGGAGTACTGTTTCACCCTAGGATACCGCCCACTAGGCGTAGCTGACAAATCCAAGTTTATCAAGGAAATCGCCATGGCTCTACCTAAGAAAACGAAACTGCCACATAATGTAAGGAAATACAACGGTCCCACGGACCCAGATGACCCTCTCCAAGTGGTCACAAGTGAAGTAGTCATAGGGGGATGGTCACTTCCAGCATGGTGCCATCTATTTGTCCAAACCTTCGTGGGCGCAGCACGCGTATGGTTTGACAACTTACCGTCTAGAAAGATCAAGTCTTGGATGGACTTTCAAGATAAATTTCTGTCACATTTTAGCTAAAAACGAAGGTATACTAGAGACCCAGTAGATGTCCTGAACATCTGGCGCAAGGAAAACGAAGGCATTGAAGACTTCATTACGAGGTATAACAAAGAATGCCTTGAAATAGGTAATGTTGGTGATGGAATCATGCGCGTGCATTTCATGCGCGCTGTCAGAAGTGATGACTTAATACGAAGAGTGAGAGGAAGAGATGGAAGCCCAAAAGAATGGGAAACTTTCATCGAAGCAGCCAAGATCATTGCGCAAATAGAAAAGCAACTGACGGCGATGAAAGCCATCAGGATAACTATAGCCAGCATGCCAACGAAAGGCGCAACAAAAAAGGGCGACTCCCGACATGGAAAGCGTCTGGCTATAACGAGAAAGTCAATTTTTAGAAGATGCGCGCGCGACCATCATTCGGATCGAGTACCGAAAAGAGGTCAAGCAAGAAAACAGAGAAAGGCAGTGGACACCTCTCACCAAGACTCCATCTAAGGTGCTAACTACTGAGAACCACCGGTACAAGCTTCACTACAGATGCACAACAAAGACACTGGCCATCTGACAGATGATTGCATCAGCTTGAAGCAAGAGATAGGGAGAGCCCTGAAGAGTGGTAAATTGACACACCTGATCAAGAATGTCAAGAAAGACACATGCCTAATAAGCAAACGATACGAAGGGCCAGAGAACAAAAAGTTTCAAAGATTGGAAACGCACATGGTGTAAGGTACCCAAGAAGAGGGAAAAAGAATTATAACCAGCGTATCCAAGATGATTCATGGCGTGAAAAGCAGGTGATCTTCCCTGTCATGAGGTAAAGACCACGAGAAAGGTGATCCATCGTAGTCTCAGGGGTATTTGGCCACTGGTGTGTGCAAAGcgtgatatatttttattgatattttaagcccattttacacattagtcaagttttaacaTGACATTTTTCCTCGATAGATAGTCTTCTACCCGTTGTTACTCTCGACGTCATTACAAAATCAACTATCGAAACATCACAACAACAAAAATAATGTAAAAATTGTGTATTTTTGTGGCATATTGATAATTTAGGTGAAGAAGAATTGTCAAAAGTTGGTTTATATAGAGTGATTCGCATCTTACAATTCAAAActcatgtgtgtgtgtgtgtgtattgtgAGAACGTTAAGAATTGGACTAGACCCATACGTCACTTAATCAATGGCTCAATTCAACATTTTAATTATGGTAATGATGAACTAAAAGATTGAGGATATCATTAAAATGAGATTACCTTGGGTTAGGACATGACTTTGTTGAGGAGCAAGATTATTCACTTTTCAACTAAAGAAATAAGTTGTAGTTCAGTCATAGTCATATATGAGCAGCTTATTTTCAACTCCAAATTTTACATTAACACTAATAAAAGTTACATATAAATTAAAGTTTTTTTTCATGGGAAAGACAACATAAACAACCACTTACATTCAATATAGAGAAGTGTATAACAAAACACTAAATAAATATACATGCCTATACTAGCGTTTATCGAAACATATCAACGATAAAAGACAATACAGTTTTATTTCTCGGTTGATACGGGTAGGATTTTGTTGTTTACACCCCTATGTGAAATTTCTGAGTAGATAATAGCAACTATAGTCAAAGTTCCAATTAACATGAACAATGCGAAAAAACTTTGAATGTCAAGACTTTGTGGAAGGGCTTCAGTAGGTTGTGATCCATCAGGTATACGAAATCCAAgatatttttccttcattttcatCATAGTATCGCTTTCAGTTACATTTATGACAGCCATTGAAAAATCTTGTAATAGAGGAGATCCACGAGGCAGTGCCTGACATATTAAAAATACAAAGTATGTGAATTTATAATAGGATGATCATATAAGAGTAAAAGTTATGATTATTTTTTAAATGACATAAagatgtatgtgtgtatgtatgtatataagaAATGAATATAATGTAAAGTCACTTGAGTTTAAACATCCGTGAAAACCCTATTAGTCAATCAAGAAACAATTATAGGTAACAAATAATTTTACagtaattattatatttttttatgaaGAAAACATTAGTAACAAATTTTTAAACACTATGTATCAAATTATAGTTGTTTAAATGTCACACATGTGACAACAACATTTTGTTATACATGTGCAACATTTGCTACAAGTTTTTTAATATTGGTTACCAGATAATAATAACACATATTACATATGataaataaacaaaaagaaatagTTTGTTACATAGGGTTTTGCGAGTTATATATAAGAGGACGAACAAGAAGCTAGCCAAAAAGAACAATTACAAGAGGGGCATCGCAAACAACACCAACCTtaccaaaaaaataaaacatatttcCCTCTAATCCAAACTGAATTAAGACAAAAAGTTATATTCTTTGATTATTCTATTTTGTTTTGCTTACACATTTAAAGACATGATGTTTAATTACATTCACATGACAATTCCTTGAACATCAAAAACCAAGCATGAATTGTTAGTTTTGACTTTGATTACCTTAACTCATGACATAATGGAATTATTTAAGAAGCTATTTTCAAAAGAGGAATAATAATAAGAACATGCTACCCAATGGATAAGAGAGAGACTCACAAATGCAATTCCAGACTCTTGATTTATCGGTCCGAACTTCATGTAATCAGAGCCATATTTAGCTAAAAAAAGTTCAATGTAGGGGAGCTCATGAAAAATAGCATTTACTCTATGAGTGGATAAAGCTCTTTCATATTCTTCAATTGTTTTGAGAGGCACCAGTTTCGTGTCTGAACAATTGTATTTTTGAGTTATAAAATCTTTTAGGAAAGAACCATCCTGGTATCCTACATTTTCATAACTTGAAGGCAACTTGGGACGCATTTGATCAAGTGTCAACCATGCAGACAAAGTTGCTGTGAAGATCTGGACTATAATGAAAATCATACTTAGCCACATAACAAGCACGACTTTAGTGCTCTTGTTATGTATCTTCCCTGCAAAATATATTGAAAAAATGGTTGCTAAGAATCAAGCTTATTTCCATAGTACCAATGATATACAACCCTATCAAAACAAAGGGAAAGTAGGTTTAGGCATTTGATGTGAAAGTCAATGCTTGCTAATGGAATGATTACATGAATATAGTTCATTCATCCTTTTTGTAACCACCTTAATTAAAACCAGCCCATAAGATTGAGTTTGGGGAATACTAATTTCACATCAGATAACTACAAATATAAGAGACACTAACAAATTTAAAGTAAACCTTTTTACGGGCTTGCTATACACACGCCACTGGCAAACTAATCCACACAACAGTCGTTTCACGCTGACCGAGCCATTGTTTGAAGGTTAAGGCTTGCGTCACATCCCTGCCTACTTTTAACGATCGTTTTAGATGCATCGAACGACCCTACGAAGGTTAGGACTAGCGTCATAGCTCCCTACTTCTATATTGTCATTTGATTTTTTGTCGGATGGCCTTTTGAGTTTGAAGGTAGCGTAGGATTAGTAGGAACCTTACTTTACCTACGTAGTTCATTTTTATGGTATAAATTAGAGTTTAATAGAGACCTTGAATATCCATATGTATATCTTAAAACAAGTACGTACCTTCATGGAAGAAGAATGTCGAAATAGGAAACCAGATTACCATTACGACTCTTTGAGGAATTGGGGCTAAAAATTTTGGGTTGCTAACACGGTATTCCAAAATTGCAACAGCGAGTCCAATGTAGATACAAACACCAACTATTGCAATCCATAATCTTGGGGTAAATGGTTTTAAGAAAGTCCACAATGTTTGGTTCCATTCATGTGAAGCACGGACAAGCATATAAACTTCAGAGCTCAGGTAGGCGCTTGTGAAATCAACGTATTGAGCTCGATTGGCACGCACAGTTACATCACCTGCTACTGCTTCACAACTCTACAAGATAGGTAACAAAAATTATATGATTTTGTAAAGATTTGATACCTTGtaggggggggggatattccacggtcctcccaaccgtcgaggtgatcccacctcgcagaccgccacccagcaagccagagtctgggggtaaatccgctaccgtaggggcattgggaacgagcaagattcgaacccgccacctccgggttagaatgcggACTGGTGGCCATTGGGATGACACCCAATGGTTAGATTTGATACCTTGTATTGTTGGTTTCAAAtcgttttttttattattgtttttatagaCCGACACACACCCCTACTTCTACACCACGTAAATGCCCACAATAAGGTTTGAACCCTTATCACTTAGTTGAGAGGAATTCACCAATGTTATTGGGCTAACAGCCTCTTACTAGTTTCATAGCGGTTAAGATGTTTCTTTTAGACTACAATTTCACTTCTCTCTGGTCTGATCGTACCACAACCAGAAACAAAATCCGATTTAGTAGTTTTTTACAACTTTGGAATCTTAAATCTTAGAGTTAAATGctattttagtccttgtggtttgggtcatttaaCAGTTTCGTCC is from Helianthus annuus cultivar XRQ/B chromosome 9, HanXRQr2.0-SUNRISE, whole genome shotgun sequence and encodes:
- the LOC110877510 gene encoding glutamate receptor 2.8 isoform X1, producing the protein MEYKKHVTYSIFAIAMLWAVDFVTASRVIADRRLSTEEKGHVGHDADICADIIGKEWNITKEGKGPCQNLTVWVPKKTGFTEFVKVNQKSEVEGGFSIAIFCHALHLLPYNVQPIFRAFVNSTGGRNGTYDDLVKHIEGKSCEAVAGDVTVRANRAQYVDFTSAYLSSEVYMLVRASHEWNQTLWTFLKPFTPRLWIAIVGVCIYIGLAVAILEYRVSNPKFLAPIPQRVVMVIWFPISTFFFHEGKIHNKSTKVVLVMWLSMIFIIVQIFTATLSAWLTLDQMRPKLPSSYENVGYQDGSFLKDFITQKYNCSDTKLVPLKTIEEYERALSTHRVNAIFHELPYIELFLAKYGSDYMKFGPINQESGIAFALPRGSPLLQDFSMAVINVTESDTMMKMKEKYLGFRIPDGSQPTEALPQSLDIQSFFALFMLIGTLTIVAIIYSEISHRGVNNKILPVSTEK
- the LOC110877510 gene encoding glutamate receptor 3.1 isoform X2; translated protein: MEYKKHVTYSIFAIAMLWAVDFVTASRVIADRRLSTEEKGHVGHDADICADIIGKEWNITKEGKGPCQNLTVWVPKKTGFTEFVKVNQKSEVEGGRNGTYDDLVKHIEGKSCEAVAGDVTVRANRAQYVDFTSAYLSSEVYMLVRASHEWNQTLWTFLKPFTPRLWIAIVGVCIYIGLAVAILEYRVSNPKFLAPIPQRVVMVIWFPISTFFFHEGKIHNKSTKVVLVMWLSMIFIIVQIFTATLSAWLTLDQMRPKLPSSYENVGYQDGSFLKDFITQKYNCSDTKLVPLKTIEEYERALSTHRVNAIFHELPYIELFLAKYGSDYMKFGPINQESGIAFALPRGSPLLQDFSMAVINVTESDTMMKMKEKYLGFRIPDGSQPTEALPQSLDIQSFFALFMLIGTLTIVAIIYSEISHRGVNNKILPVSTEK